The following nucleotide sequence is from Melioribacteraceae bacterium.
AAGACAAGAACATATTTACCTAGTGAAATCATAATAAAATTTTTGTAGAGACTTGATTAATCAAGTCTCTACATATTATATTAAGTTTTAATTCGAAAGGGATTGTGATGTTAAAAGATAAGAAGAAACATAGAATAAAATATATTACCGATAAAAAGGGAAATAAAAAGGAAGTCATTCTGAGTATAAATGATTACAACCAACTTCTTGAAGATATCGAAGATTTAGCAATTGCCGCGACTAGAGAAAAAGATGTCTTAGTTGATCACGATAAAGTTTTAGAACAACTCAGAAAAGATGGATTATTATAAAATAAAATGGACAAGTTCTTCGCTTAAAGAGCTTAAAAAACTACCTCACAATATTATTCAAAGGGTAGTCAAAAAAGTTGAAGATTTGTCAAAAAATCCCCTCCCTAAAAAAGTTCGAAAATTAGCAGGCTCAACGGACCTCTTTAGGATTCGGATCCAAGATTATAGAATTATATATAGGATAGAAAAAAACGAGTTAATTATTGTAATTCTAAAAGTAGGGCATAGAAAAGCTGTATATAAGAAATAGTGGGCGAGTATTAAACTCACCCTTATTTTGGCTTCTGTGTTCTGAATTCTGACTACCGACTACTTTATCAAAAACATCTTCCAGCTAATTCCATCCATGTTGAAATTGCTAACAGAATTACTTAAACGAATAACTTCATCCGAAGTTAAGTTTACAATTTCATTAGCGTTATAAACTGGTGGCAAATTCAATTCAACATTTTGTGGATTTTCATTTTTATTTATTACTACGAGTATTCTTTCATTCATATATGAACGGATGTAAGCAAAAATATTTTCATCAGCTTTTATGTTATAATAATCTCCGTAGCGTAAGGCGGGATGTTCTTTTCTTAGATTAACAATTTCTCTTACATCTTGTAAAGTTTCTTTTTCGTATTCATTAAGTTCATTACCGAATCGCATCATTCTTCTATTATCGGGATCAGATGCTCCGGTCATTCCAAATTCGCTTCCATAATAAATTACCGGTAATCCCGGAATCGAATTCATGTAAGCCATGTACAATTTCATTTTATCATAACTTTTTGGATCATCAACTCGCGGTGGGTTATTCCATCCTTCTTCAACAGCACTCCATTGTGCAAGTTCCAAATCGCCATCGGTATAAGCCATAAATCTATTTTTGTCATGACTATCCATTATGTTGCCCATGTAATGAATTGTGCCGTAAACTTCGGATGTCTTTTTTATTTCATCATCCAAATTTTTAAATGAATAGTCGGGATCAATAAATGCGGCTTGTGCAGTATTATAGAGTTCAAAATTAAATTGAGAACTAAGCTGACCATTATTTACATATGAACTTACAAGTTCATAATCACCGAACGTTTCACCGATTTGATAAACGTATTTATTTTCCGGATCGGAAATTTCCTTTTTTATTTTTCTGGTAAGTTCTCTCCAAAATTCATTTGGGACATGTTTGACTGCATCGTGACGGAAGCCGTCGGCTCCGGTACTCTTCAACCACCAGACAGCATTTTCGGTCATTACATCCAATGCTTCTTGAGAACCTATATAATCAAAAGATGGGAGGTAAGGTTCAAACCATGTTGTTAATCTGAATTCATCCCAGAATCTTAAGTTCAATCTTCCGTCCGGCAGTTCAAGCTGACCAAACCATTCGGGATGATTTTTATAAAACTGATGATCTTTGTGAACATGATTCGAAACAAAATCTAAAAGTACTTTTATGTTTTTGCTATGAGCGGTTTTTATAAGTTCTTTAAGCTTATCCATCGATCCAAATTTTTCTTCCAAATTCAAATGATGAATCGGCCAATAGCCGTGATAACCGCTGAAGTAACGATGCGGTTCGGGATATTCTCTATATGCTTCATTTGGATTATCGTAAACCGGGGAAATCCATATTACATTTACGCTTAATGAATCGAAATAGCCGGCGTTAATTTTATTAATTATACCTTGTAAGTCTCCGCCCATGTAATTCGCTTTATCCGCAAGTGAATCATGTTTAATGGGATTATTTAATGAAAGATCACCGTCATAAAAACGATCTACCATTAATGAGTAAATCACACCATCATACCAAGTCCAGTAATTGTTATCAATAGGTTTACCGTCGTAAGTGTGTACATATTGAATATTGGAAACTTGTCCGTTATTTGTTACACCGACCCGTATTAAATTTTCTCCATTTGGTTTATCCAATTTTATTTTAACGATAGAACCGTTAACCGATAAATTCGTTGACTCAACTTTTTTATTGTTGACCAAAGCAACAACATTATCCGTGTTGATAAATGTTTCTTTGCTCTTATTCTCAAATTCAAAAATGTACTGGTTAAATTCCTCTTCATATTTTAGTTGATGAAGATAAATTTCATCTGTATGGCGAGGTTCAATTTTTATAATTGAATTTTCACCACCGATTCCATTGGGTCGTTTTTCAGGATTGGAAGGATCTAATAACTCTTCTCCATCTGCAAAAAATTTGTATTCATAAACTCCGGCCTCAAATGGAAGAGTAATTTCATAAGTTCCATTTCCATCTTCATCTGTCATCGGTAAATTTTGTCTGTTCCATTGATTGAAACTACCAAAGAGATTAATTGAATTGTATTTTTTATTTGGTGCAAAACTAAAAGTGTGTGACTGTAGAAGTTCAACCGTAACCGGAATTGAATAAGTTTGACCACTATAATCAAAATCAACCAAAGTCATTCCCTCATAATCATCTCCGGCTTGAAGAACTAAGGTTTTCGACTCTTTTAAGTAATCGATTTTGATGTTGGGATTTTTCTTAAAGGTAAGATCATAATTTTCCGCATAAAACAAATCACTTACAAGAATAGAATCAGTTTGTCCGGCAAGTAATTTTACTACGGGAATTACATCTTTAATGTCGGAATTAGTTTTTTGCGAACAACCGAGAAAGAAAAATAGTCCTAATAGAAATATCACATTTGAATATAGTTTCATAGAAATTCCTTCGGTAAATAGTTATGAAGGAAAAATACAAATATGAATTTATTTAATGAAGTACTAATGGGATCAGTTGGTTCTCTCTTTTATGAATTCTTCCAAAACATCGAGAGAAGAAATGAAATGAACTTTATCAAATTGTGATAAAGACTTGGTTACTTCTTCATCGAGAGCTTGTCCGCCAATTATAACTTCTTGTTCTGGGAACTCAGCTTTAATTTTTTCAATCATTTTAAGAAGTCTGGCAACATTTATATAGAAACTGTTAGAAATACCTACAAGATCGGGTTTTTCTTCTTTTATTAAATTGAGGATATCATCCTGGGGAGTATTTGCTCCAAGAAAAATTGAATTCCAACCCATCAGTTCGAAATAATCCGAGACGATTTTGGGACCAAGTTCATGAAATTCTTTATCGATGCAGGTAATTATTACTTTCTTCGAATTTTTCTCGGTCTCTAAAATTTTAGGATAAACAAGGTTTAATAGACTTTCGGTAATTTTTGTGGCGCGGTGTTCATTTGCTACTGATGTACGATTATGTTCCCAAAGGTAGCCAATACGATACATCGATTTTTGGAAGATTTTCGTGTATATATCTTTAACACTTTCGTTTCTTTCAAGCAAATCGGCTATAATTTTTACACACTCTGCCTTATTTCCTTCAAGTAGTGCGTTTAAGTAATGATAATAAACTGCGTCAGAAATCATAACATCTCCCAAGTTGAACACAATTCCAAACAAAAATATGACATAGAAAATTCCATTACAAGTAAATTACTTTTCAAATTTATTATTGATCCATTTTGAGAATACGAAAGCACCATAGCCAAAAAACGGAGCAGCAATAACATCTATTGTGTAATGCACATGCTGAAGCAATACAAAAGCTCCAACGAATATTGTTCCGACTAAAAATAAATTTTTATAAACTCGATTTCTTGCAGTTAAATAAAATATAAACATCGTAGATGTGTGACCCGAAAAAAATAAATCTTTGGTTAGTATTTCTCCCGTTCCAAAAAACTGCACAAATGGATCATTCAGAAGAATTATGGTTGAAGGAGGATTTAACGGAAGAAAATACATCGCAATAATTCTGAAGATTGCGGTAATTGTATAAGCTTTAAGAGCGAGCAATAATATCCCGGGATAATTGCGAAGATGAAAAACCGCAAGTATTAATCCGAGATAAATAATTATAAACGTCCACCATGTAAGATCAACCGGGCTGAATAAATCCAGTAAAGGATCGGTGAAGGCAAATCCATCACGAGTTTCAATATGTGTCAGATACATTGGTAGGAAAATTAAAACCGGAATGAGAACTGAAAATGTTGTTGTGAGATTATAAACGTTTCGTTTGTTAGATAAATATTCTTGCCAGGCTGAGATCATTTACGAATAATTTTTTATTTGAAATTACAAAATAAAAAAGGCTGTTGAAATAACAGATCAAAAAAAATGATGAGGAAATTAAAACGGTCTCCCAATGAGAGACCGTTTTTTTAGGGTGCTTATTATCTAACACTATAGCTAAAAAGAGTGATTCGTTTTTACAGCCATGCTAAGTAGTGTTAGTGATTATTCGAATAAAATGCTTTTCGCATTTTCTCATCTCCCAATTTATGTTGATTGCTTGATACCAAAAGTGCAACTCAACAAACAGTATTATTTTATGAGAATCATTTTTTTAACTGCAATATTTTTACCTGCCGTAACTCTATAAATATAAACACCTGCCGAAACTTGCGAACCATAATTATTCTTTCCGTTCCAAACAATTTCATAAACACCTGAGTTCATTTCAGTATTTACCAATGTATTAACCAGTTGACCAAGTATGTTGTAAACCTTTATTGTTACAAAGCCGGCATCCGGTACTGTATACTTAATCTTTGTTGTCGGGTTGAACGGATTCGGATAATTTTGATAGACTTCGAATTTCGAAGGCATTTCTTCATCCACAACTTCAGTTACACCATTTGGTGAAACTGTTAGAGTTGGTCCAGAGAGTGTTTCTTTTCCGTTGAGAGTATATTTTGTTTTAACATTTGTTTCGGTAAAGCTCATTTCATTAATTCTAAAATAGATTTCACCCGGAGTTATTGTGCCATTTAATTCCTTATTCGAAAAGAATGTAAAGACTGAAATACCTTGCTGCTTTTCATAACCTAGTACTGTATACCCATCAATTTTATATAGAGAAGAAAATGATTGATAATTCAGTATAGCTGGGTCATATTCAAATTCAACAGTTATGTTGAATAAGTGCTCGGCGTTAATAATTTCTAAAGGAATTTGAACGAGTTTTTCTTCCTTCATAATTACTGCATTTGCTAAATTGAATCCACCGTTAGCTATAACAGAACTCGGAGTTTCGCCGGTTATGAATGCATAAAGTTCATTAAGATCGGTAAGATTAATAACACCGTCATCGTTGAAATCCGCGTTATCCAAAGCTTGCGGATCGGTTATAAGATTACTGCTGCCGTTTAAGTATAAAAGAAGCAGATAGAAATCGTCCATTGTTACTTGTTTGTCGAGTGTTACGTCTCCTTTATCTGCTACTATGCCCGTTGGAGCAAAGTAATCTATAATTCCGTTGGTGACATTAACAGTATAGTCAATCGCGTTGGTATTTAACGCGGTAAAGTCAAATGAATTTCCCTCGATTACCGCAGTGCCGGGAGCAGCTGCGTCACCACGGACTTTCATTTGCAGTGTAAAGAGTTTACCCGGTTCATCAATTGCTGATAACCCCCAACCGGCGAATGTTAGTTCGCCGATACCTCCGGTAACTGTATTTGAAACAGAGAAGTAAGACCAAGTAGCATCATTAATTAATCCGTCATTCAAGTAGCCGAGATATTCTAACTTAGTATTATCATAAGTGAATTCTCCGGTAAGTAGAACATAACCTTCAAGTTTAGGATTGAAATAAACATCTAAAAGATATGTAGCACCGGTATATGCAGGGTTTACACTTTCCACAGTAATTTCCGGATTTAGACTAACACTGGAACCCGAGAAGTCCACTAAACCAAGTTCATTCATATCCACTTTGTGATAAATCAATCTCTCAATATCATTATAATCAACAGCATCAAGGAAAATATTATTACGAGCATCGACATTATTAATGGCAGCAGAAGACATATTTGTTAGGGAAATAGCTGATTGATCCAAATAACCTGAAAAGAGTGAATTATTAATTTTAATGTTCTCCGGCTGTAATCCAGGGAAACCCCCATAGCCTCCGATTGCAAAACCTCTCCCTGCTACTGAGGTAGAGAGTTCTATTCCATCAAATAGGGTTCCGGTTATATTTCCTTCTAAATAGATTTCAGCAGTCCAATTATCTATAAATTTAGAACCAAATAGGAATGAAATATTCTTCATCTCAAGACCGCTATATTGTGAAGACAGAAATACTCCGAATGAATTTCGAAAGATTTCAAAATCACCAGAAAATGTTATATCAAGTAATTCATGCAACATTTGTGGTCCCAATATACTTATGGGGTTTGCAACAAAGTTGCTTTGAGTCATATAGATTCCAAAATTTGTATTGTAACCAATAATTCCGCCATTAAATGAAATATTTTCGTTTGCACCTAAAGAAATACCAATTTCTTGAGTTGGTATACCACCCAAAAGATTATTAAACTCATCAGTAGTTAATCCTGCTTTTATATTGTTGAATCCTAAGTCCACATTATCTGTTAGCGCAAAGCCAATTGCCTCATTTTGTTTCGCTGTGACATAATTAAATGTAGAATTACTGCATGAGTAGAATGACATACCCAAGAGATTTTCATTTGCAATAACGTTATCAAATAAAACATTACTGCATTGCAACAGCTCAATGCCAATATTAGAATTATTTGAGAAATTACAGTTTGTAACTGTCAGGTAATCAACAAGATAAGCTACAAAGCCATTAGTGAATGTACTTCCACTTACCGTTTGTATGTTATCTAATGAAATGTTTGAAATAGGTAGAAACGGCCCAATAGAAACACCATAAGGATTTGATGACAGTAGTTTGAAATTCGCGATATTCACAAAGGAAGAAGTTATTCGTAATCCAACTATGCTTGGGTAAGAACTACCGTAGCCAATTATTGTTAAAGGTATTTCAACTTCAACCAACTCATAGTATACACCGTTTTTAACTTTTATAAGACTTCCAGGCGGAACATTATCTATTGCATAGTTAATAGATAAATATGGTGATGCTTCAGTTCCGGGATTACTATTGTTTCCTGTTGTTGCTACATAGTATGTATTTCCAGATGTAAAATTGAAGGATGTTGCAGCGTCAAGCTTAATTCCATCGTTGGAAGCAATAACATTCCATTGGAAATGACTTGACCCGGGAAGCTCAGGAACAACATATTGGATGTCTGTAGTAATAATATTTATTAAGGTATCAGGTGTAGGATTTGTTATATCTACGATTATCAGATTATAACTTGATGCATTTTGTGACGCTTCCCAAGAAAAGGGGGTATTTATACCCGAAATGTTAAATCCGTTATAAGGAAATAGAAGACTGAAAGGTTCCGGTGGTAAAATCTCTTTTGTGGTAAAACTCCACGTGTCGGAAGTAATAGAGCCCGTTGCAGTGGTTGCAATTACTTTCCAGAAGTATTGTGTTAGCGGAACTAATGCAGCACCTGTGACATCATGGTAAAGTGCATCGATATCGCTTGCCTGTTTAACTAAGTCAATTATGGTTGTTGCGAAAGTATCCTCTGTAGAAACTTGTAAATTATAAGATGTTGCACCGATATAGGCATTCCATGAAAACCTAGGATATAATGTCACTTCATCAGCTTCATTGTCTGGGGAAACTAGAATCGGGCTTGCTGGAAGTGTGAAGGTTGCAGTGAAATATTTATTACTGTTCATTGTAACTAATAGAGGATTTGAAGTACCGCTCGCATCGCCACTCCAACCGCTGAAAATCCATCCACTGGCTGGAACAGCATTTAAGCTTACGGTTGATCCGGTTATATAAGATGTTAAGTCGGGAGTTTTTGTAACAGTTCCGTTTCCGACAACACTCACAGCGAGTGAATAACCTGTTGGATCAGTATAGCCCGATGAAGGAGTCATACTCCAGATGGCTGAATAAGTAGTTCCAATTCCAACCCTCCAGTAATATGTTATACCGACGACTAATCCTGCACTGGAAGGAACAGTTAAATAACCCGCACCATAAGTAGATATTGAAGTGATGTAAACTAAATTTGAACCTGAAAAATCAGTTGAGCTAGTACTGATTTCCACCGAGAAAGTAAAAGGACCCGGCGAGTAATCAGAAGCGACATACCACCAACTAAGCGTTGGTGAAGTAGTAATGTAAGTTGCACCGTTAATTGGTGCGGAAAGGTTCGGCGTACCTATCTGAGCATTTATTGCTAATGTAGAAAAAACAAATAGCAAAAATACAGGTAGGAATCCTCGTAAAGATTTCATTAGAGCACCCTCGTATTTATGTTTCTAAAGAAATAATACTAAGTATGAATATGATTGTTAATTTGATTGAATTTGATAACACTCAAAAGAACATCATATCATGATGCTATTGTGGCTGGTCAATAACATTTACTCGGAATGTTCAGTAATACGTTCGCACCCATTGGTGGATTTATATGATAATGTGTATATGGAGTCTATGTGAGAAAAAAGACGCTAATAAACTATACTTTTATATTTTAATACACAATAAAATTATTTAATATATTAAAAGATATGTTGACATAATATCACATTTAAAGCGGGTAATCGATGAGATTGTGAAACTTCAGTTATTTTCGCTTATAAAAAATCTGCCAGCGCAACTCCCAAGTTTGTCCGCCATCTAGGGACATCTCCCAATTCCAAATCAACGAGTTTTTTTCAATTGAGTGGAAAATCATTCGCTGATAGATCTCATTTCCTTCGGGGTTTATAAAGTTTCTCGACAAGATCATATTCTCTTTATCAACACCGCCTCCAAAGACCATAAAGTTTCCGGTATTATCGACCCATGTTTGAAGCCACTTATTTTTCAGAGAAGAATAAGTTGTAACACTTTTACCTCTGAATCCCGAATTATAATCTTCAAAATTTTCTTCGATAACACAGTCGTCTAAAATTTTAGAAATAGAGTTATGACCTTTATACTCGTTTCCATCAGAATCATACCAGGTTAAATCCCACTCACCAATCCAAAAATCAAATTGGGAGAAGTTTAACGATTCACAAGATTTTTGAGTTTGTGCTTTGCTTGATAAAGTAAAAGTAAGCACTAAGATACACAGATATATTAGTTTCATAATGTTATCCTTGAATAGATGCCGTGTCCATCCCCCCATTGCTAAATGAACACGGCATTGTTAGGAGGTGATTATTTTATGAGAGTCATTTTTTTAACCGTTGAAAAATTTCCGGCTCTCAAACTGTAAAAATATATTCCGCTTGAAAATTGATCAGCATTGAAATCGACTGAATAAGTCCCGGTTGATTTTTGCTCGTTAACTAAAATTGCAATTTCATTTCCAAGTACATCAAATAATTTTAATGTGACATGTGAATGTTTTGGAATCGAGTAATTAATTGTTGTTGACGGATTAAACGGATTAGGATAATTTTGCGCTAAACTATATTCCGTTGGAATTGATTCATCTTCAACACTTGTGGGATCGTCCACAACATTTACGAACCAAGTTTTTGAAATTGAGTTCATCGGATTAGAAATTGTAACAGAAACAGTATCTGTTCTTGGTGTCGGTAAAATAAATGATGAACTGTAATTGTATGTTGAACTTGTTGAAGCGCTGATGCCATTCTTTGTCCAAGCATAATCTAGCTCATATCCGGTTGGATCTTCGGCGGTAACACTGAATCCAACCGATCCGTTTTTGGCAATTAATGTATAGGAAGCCGATGGATTAGAACTTAGAATTACCGGTATTCCGGGTTCTACTTTCACTTCAATATAATTTTCTCTAGTTAATTCCTGGCTACCACTTGAATTAGTAACGATCAGTTTTACGGTATAAATACCGACTTCGCTATATGTCCATTGTGGATTTTGCTCGGTAGCATCAATTGTACCGTCATTGTTTAAATCCCATTCCCAATTTGTAATAGGGTTGGCGGGATCGGTAAAAGTTAAGTCTTCAAACTGCACAGTTATTTCACCAAAATCTTCAATTTCATCAGCGGAAAAATTTGCTCGCATAAAACCGTTTGGTATAGTCTCGGTTACATTATGAGTTTCGTTAATCGTAAGATTAGATAATTCACTTGTTTGACCCGATGGCCATTCAATAGTTGCTTGTTCAATTACGGAAGCGTCTTTCAAACCAAAATGGACGACCAAACTATTGTGAGCGCCGAAACTATTTTGAGCAAGCAACTCTCTGATTTGCCAAGTTTCATTGCCGTCAATTATTGCTTTCACTTTCACTTTAGCGCCAATTGCGGTTTTGCTTGATACGGTTCCTTGAAGAATAAATTTTACCCAATTGTTGTCGTTGTCTAATTCATTAATGTATAAACCTCTTCCCAATGAATTACCGGAAATGAAAAGATCGAGATCACCGTCATCGTCATAATCACCGAAAGAAGCTCCGCGTGTTGCACCGGTTGGGCTAATACCATTGTCGGTAATTTTTGTAAAAGTACCATCACCGTTATTTCTGTAAAAAGAGTTCCCGTTTTCACTTGTTACAAGTAAATCAAGATCTCCGTCGTTATCAGTGTCCCCCCAATTGTTTGCCAAGTTTGAGCCTGTGACAGTAAATGCTGTTGATGTTGAAACGTAAGTTCCATTATCGTTAATATAAAATCGATCAGGGACAGCACTATAATTAGTTAAGAAAATATCAAAGTCGCCATCGTTGTCATAATCGATAGTGTTATAAGTTTGACCATCTTGTAAATCAGTACCTAATGGACCATCTTCCAATCGAATGAAATCGACTGAACCGGTTTCAATAAGTTGATTTATGTAAATATAATCACGTGCTGCACTTCCTGCCGGTCCGCTACCAATGAACAAATCTAAATCTCCGTCCTGATCATAATCTGTCCAAGTCGGAATTGTATAAGGTGCAAGGTTTTGTGTGAATTCATAATCTTCTATACGTGTAAATCTGCCGTCGCCGTTGTTCATAAAAAGAAATGTGGGGTTATTTCCCCCATTATGAAAACCAACAGCATGTGTAACAACAAGATCAATGAAGCCGTCGTTATTATAATCTGCCCAAGCAGGTGCCCAACCTCTATAATCGTTGGTGGGATTAAAAACCGTATTAGTTATCCTTTCGAAAGAGGAACCTTCTCCTTTAAATAGAAATATAGGTGAGCCGGCCATTGCAAAGTCTAAAATTCCGTCATTGTTATAATCAGCCCAACTCACGCCGTTAGCATTTCCGGGGTTGTTTGCTTGAATACTGCTGTTATCATAAATAAAAGTCCCGTCTCCGTTATTTATGAACAAATGATTTTTTGTTGCATGGAGATCGAGGTCACCGTCATTATCAAAATCAATCCATGCGGCACCTGCATAATTTACATCTGTGCTTGTTTGGTTGATTATATTTGCGGCATCTCTGTTAAAAGTCTGCGCGTTAATCAGAAGTTGACTTATCAATGCAACAACAATGGCGATTAGAATATCGAATAGTTTCATGTTACCCCCTTTTGATTGAAAGAATTCTAATGCAATGATACTAATGAATTGGCAAGGGTTGTATTACCCAATCGGGGTATTTTGAAATGAATTTTTAGATTAGTCTTTCTCGAATTGCTTTTGCGACAGCTTCGGATTTTGAATGAACTTCCAACTTCTTGTAAATATTTTTAAGATGCTTACGAACGGTTTCTTCACTTATGAAAAGTTTATCGGCAATTGTTTTATAACTTGAACCGTTGCATAATTCGGTAAGGACTTCTGTTTCTCTTTTGGTTAATTGTTCGGGAGCGGGTTGGACTTTAAAAGAACCAACAACCATTCGAGCAATTTGTGAGCTCATTGGCGCACCGCCGTTGTGGGTTTCTTTAATTCCTTCTAATATTTTTTGCGGTGAAGAATCTTTAGTTAAATACCCTGAAGCTCCCGAACAAAGTGCATCAAAAACGTATTCGTCATTTTCATGAATGCTCAAAACCAGGACATCCAAATTTGGATATTTTGTTTTAATCTTTTTTATAGCATCAATTCCACTCATACCCGGTAAACCAATATCCATCAATACAACATCGGGGATTTCATCATCAAGCCATATTAATGCAGATTCGGCATCTTCAAAAGTTTGAAGACATTCGTAAACCACTGTTCCGTTAATTAGTAATTGTAAACTTTCACGGATCTCGGAATCATCTTCAACAATGATCACTGATATCATTAAAATAAGCCGGATAGTTTTTGAGTGAGGGAAAGTTATAAATATGACTAGATAAAATAAAGCCGTATTATGATAATTGTGAATGAAGTCGTATGCTTGTTCCTTCTCCTTTTGTACTTTCAATATCAACCTTGCCGTTTAAACTAGCCGCTCGCATACGAATATTTTTTAATCCTCTGCCTTGCTTAATTTTGTTTAGATCAAAGCCGTCACCATCATCGGTAAGTGAAATATCAATTTCGTTTTCGTGAATCGAAAAAGTTAAAAGAACATTTTTTGCATTGGAATATTTAAGAATATTATTCATAGCTTCTTTAAATATGAGCATTGTATGTCGCCGCCAATCCATTGGCATAGTTATATTACTATATCTCTCTTCAACCCCGCTTGTTCTAAACGATATTGAAGATTTATCAAAAAGATCATCACCAAAATCTTTTAATCTGATTGCAACATCATAAAGAGTATCTTTGCCGGGATCCAGAGTCCAAATAAAATCTTTAACCCCGGAAGAAAGATTCGACGATAACTCACTTATCTTTTGCATATAAGTTAAACTACCTGATTCTTGATCTTTGAGAGTTCTCTTCAATAGCTCATTATAGAGTGAAATTTTTGTAATTCTATGACCAAGTTCATCGTGGAAATCTTCCGCAGCTTTTTTGCGTAGTTTTATTTCTTCTTCCGCTCTAATCCTTTCAATCTCTTCAGCGTATTTTAGTTCTCTCGCCAATTTAAATTTGTGAAGAGAATATATAGTAATTCCAATTACAGTTAAGATAGACAGTATAAACCACCAAGTTTGCCAAAAAGGCGGAGTTACGATTACAGATAATGATGAACTTTCACTACTTTCAAATCCTGTGGAATTTGTTGCCTTAACAATCAATTGATATTTCCCCGGTGGAAGAACAGCATATTCGGCAAATGGTTTATTGTAAGAATTAATCCAAGTTGTATCAAAGCCATCGAGTTTGTATTTAAAGTTGATGTTTTCCGCTGATATAAAATCCATAGAAGTGAAATAAAACCGGAGATAATTTGTGTTATAAGGGATTTCAATTTCGCAACTTCGTTATAAGCAAAATTCGGGAAGAGATTTTCTTCAGCACTAGTTACGGATAAAATTTTAATTGGTGTGGTTACAGAAGATTTAAGATAATTTTCGGTATCAATTATACTCAGACCATTTACACCTCCGAAATAAATTTCATTTCCAGAAACTGAATACGATCGAGCTGTAAACATATTTCCGTGTAAACCATGTTCGGAAGTAAATGAATTTATTTGTCCGGATTCTAA
It contains:
- a CDS encoding response regulator transcription factor, with the translated sequence MISVIIVEDDSEIRESLQLLINGTVVYECLQTFEDAESALIWLDDEIPDVVLMDIGLPGMSGIDAIKKIKTKYPNLDVLVLSIHENDEYVFDALCSGASGYLTKDSSPQKILEGIKETHNGGAPMSSQIARMVVGSFKVQPAPEQLTKRETEVLTELCNGSSYKTIADKLFISEETVRKHLKNIYKKLEVHSKSEAVAKAIRERLI
- a CDS encoding triple tyrosine motif-containing protein, which produces MNFKYKLDGFDTTWINSYNKPFAEYAVLPPGKYQLIVKATNSTGFESSESSSLSVIVTPPFWQTWWFILSILTVIGITIYSLHKFKLARELKYAEEIERIRAEEEIKLRKKAAEDFHDELGHRITKISLYNELLKRTLKDQESGSLTYMQKISELSSNLSSGVKDFIWTLDPGKDTLYDVAIRLKDFGDDLFDKSSISFRTSGVEERYSNITMPMDWRRHTMLIFKEAMNNILKYSNAKNVLLTFSIHENEIDISLTDDGDGFDLNKIKQGRGLKNIRMRAASLNGKVDIESTKGEGTSIRLHSQLS